The Deinococcus yavapaiensis KR-236 DNA segment AAGGTTCGGTCGGGGAAGACGCGAACACCGCGAGGATCTCACGCGGCGAGAACAACCGAGGTCCGTGTTCTTGCACAATGTGGTCATGAACAACGCGGTCGTCGGGAAGGCCTTGCGAATCACCGGAATCATCTTCTTGGTGGCCGTAGGGATCGCGATGCTGTGGACCCTCATCCAATTCGGCCAGGCGCTCGGCCAACTGCTCATGCTGTACGTCGTGCTTCGCATCTTCATGTGGATCGTCGAGATTTTCGTGGAACTGTTCAAATCCCTCTTCGGCTTCGCCTGATTCCGCGCAGAAGCGCGACTTGGGAAAGTCGACGTCATCTGGTCGTCACCCGTGATTGAACCGTGAGCTCGTAGACTTCCTCAATGACGACCCAGCTTCGTGATCTTCGCGCCTCCTTTCCCGCCCTCTCCTCCGACGTCGCCTACCTCGACAACGCGGCGGGCGCCATGCTGCCGCGGCAGACCATCGAGGCGATCACGCGGTTCATGTCGACCCTCGGCGGCGCGAACGTCGGAGGCGTCTTCGGCCTCAGCGAGGAGGTGACGGCGCTCAAGGCGCGGGCACGTGAAGCGTCGGCGACCTTCCTGAACTGCCTGCCGGGCGAAGTGCTGCTCGGGCCGAGCGCGACGGCGTTGACGTGGCAGTTGTCGCGGGCCTTTTCAAAATTGTGGGGACCGGGCGACGAGGTGATCGTGTCGGAGTTGGAGCACGAGGCGAACCACTCGCCGTGGCGGGCCTTGGAGCGTTTCGGAGTGACGGTGAAGGTGTGGCGCGCGAAGTGGCCCGAGGGCATCCTCGATCCGGCGGACTTGCAAGCCCTCTTGACGCGCGAGACACGGTTCGTGGCGATGACGGGCGCGGCGAACTCGATCGGGTCGATGACGCCGATTCGCGAAGCGGCGGCCTTGGCGCACTCGGTCGGCGCGTGGCTGCTCGTGGACGGCGTGCACGTCGCGCCGCACCACTTGCCCGACGTGGAGGCGCTCGACGTGGATTTCTTCGTGATGAGCCCGTACAAGGTGTTCGGGCCGCACCTCGGCTTGATGTTCGTACGCCGCGACCTCCTGCCGAGCCTGCCCGCCGACAAGCTGAGCTTCGTGGAGGACGACAACGTCACGAAGTTCGAGCCGGGAACGGCGCAGCACGAGCTGTGGGCGGGCTGGCTGGGAAGCTTGGCGTACTTGGCCGATCTCGGCGGAGGCGCGTTCTCGCGCGAAACGTTGCGGCGAGCGTACGCGCGCATCGAGGCGTTGGAGGCGCCGCTCGTGGAGCACTTGGTGACGGGCTTGGCGAGTACGGACGGCGTGGCGCTCTACGGACGGCGAAGCGTGGAGGGCCGCGTGGGTACGGCGTGCTTCAACGTGTCGGGATTGGCGCCGCGTGAAGCGGGGCGTGCCCTCGCCGCGCGCGGCGTGGCCGTCGCGACAGGACACTACTACGCGATCTTGCCGATGGAGGCGCTGGGATTGCTTCCGAACGGCGCGATGCGCGCGTCGATCGCGCATTACACGACGCACGAGGAGATCGAGCGGTTGTTGGAGGGCGTTCGCAGCCTGACGGGCGTTTCATGATGTCTTTAGAACTCGGCCGAAGAATTCGAAGTTCGGTTCTTCTCATCCCCTGGCGCCGGAACGTGTTAAAGTCGTGCCATTCATATCAGAGACAGGCACGTCCTCTCACGAGGTCGTCGTCGTTTCGTCGTACGGAGGGCTCATGAAGAATGCACGTCTGTTCGGCCTCATTACCTTGACCGCTTTGCTCGCCGCGTGCGGATCGACTTCGAACACGCCTTCGGCGCCCTCGGCACAAGCCGCCGAGTTCGTTCCCGGCGAAGTGCTCGTGCAACTCGACTCGAGCTTGCGCGCCCAGTCCTTGACGGCGCTCGCCGCGACCCTCGGCGTGCAAAGCGTCGAGGTCGTCGCCGCGTCGGACGGGGCGCCCCTCGTGCTCGCCAAACTGTCGAGCGGGCAAAGCGTGGAAAGCGCGGTCGCTTCGCTCGGCGCCCGCGGTGACGTGCGCTACGCCGAGCCGAACTTCATCTACCACCACGACGCGACGTCGACCGATCCGTACTTCACCAACGGCAGCTTGTGGGGAATGTACGGCCCGTCGACGACTCCGGCCAATCAATTCGGCTCGAACGCCGCCGCCGCGTGGGCGTCGGGCAGTGTCGGCAGCAGCACCGTCTACGTGGGCATCATCGACGAAGGCATTCAATACAATCACCCCGACCTCGCCGGAAACGTCGGAAATCCGAACGAAATCGAGGCCAACGGCAAAGACGACGACGGCAACGGCTTCGTGGACGACAAGTACGGCTGGGACTTCGCCAACAACGACAACACGGTGTACGACGGCGGAAACCGCGGCAGCCTCGACGCGCACGGCACGCACGTCTCGGGCACGATCGGCGCGCGCAGCAACAACGTTGGCGTCGTCGGCGTCAACCACAACGTCCGCCTCATCTCCGGCAAGTTCCTCGGGCGCAACGGGGGCACGTCGGCGAACGCCATCAAGGCCCTCGATTACTTCATCGGCCTCAAGAACAAGGGGCTCAACATCGTCGCGACGAACAACTCGTGGGGCGGCGGCAGCTTCTCGCAAGCGCTTCGCGACGCGATCGAGCGCTCGAACACGGCGGGCATCCTGTTCGTCGCGGCGGCCGGGAACGGCGGCAGCGACGGAGTCGGCGACAACAACGACGCGACGCCTCACTACCCCAGCACCTACGACAACTCCAACATCATCGCGGTCGCCGCGATCACGTCGTCGGGCGGTCGGTCGAGCTTCTCGAACTATGGCGCGAAGACCGTGGACATCGGCGCGCCCGGTTCGGGCATCAACAGCACCGTGCCGTACGACAAGTACGCGTCGTACAACGGCACGTCCATGGCAACGCCGCACGTGACGGGCGCCGTTGCCTTGTACGCTGCCGCCCACCCCGGCGCGAGCGCCGCGCAAATCAAGAACGCCATCTTGTCGAGCGCCGTGCCCACGCCGTCCCTCAGCGGCATCACGGTGACGGGCGGTCGCCTCGACGCGTTTGCCGCGTTGAGCAAGTAAGCGCGAACGAGAGGCGCCGAGCCACATTGGCTCGGCGCCTCTCGTTCGTTCACCCACCACAATGCTTCTCCCACTTGCGGCCAAAGCGTCTCCTCTACCCTGGCCGCATGAACCGACTCGCCTTGGAGACGTCTCCGTACCTGCGTCAACACCGTGACAATCCTGTCGATTGGTTTCCGTGGAGCGACGAGGCGTTCGAAAAGGCGCGCGTGGAAGACAAGCCGATTTTGCTGTCGGTCGGCTACTCCACGTGCCACTGGTGTCACGTGATGGCGCACGAAAGCTTCGAGGACGCGGCGACGGCGACGTTCATGAACGAGCACTTCGTGAACGTCAAGGTGGACCGCGAGGAGCGCCCCGACGTCGACGCCGTTTACATGGCGGCCGTGCAGGCGGCGACGGGGCAAGGCGGCTGGCCGATGACGGTCTTTCTCTTTCCCGACGGCAAGCCGTTCTACGCGGGCACGTACTTTCCGCCCGCCGATCGCTACGGCATGCCGTCCTTTCGGCGTGTGCTCGTCAGCGTCGCCAACGCGTGGCAAGAGCGGCGCGACGACCTCGCGCAGAACGCGGACAGCCTCACGGGGTTCTTGCGCGACCAGATGGCGCAAGAACGGCCCGAACGCGACCTGCCGCGCGACTTCGAGGCGCGCGGCTTCGCCAGCTTGCGGCGGGTGTTCGACGCCACGCACGGCGGCTTCGGCGGCGCTCCGAAGTTCCCCGCTCCGACGACCCTCGCGTACCTGCTTACGCAGCCCGGCGAGCGCGACATGGCCATGACGACCCTCGAGAAGATGGCGACGGGCGGCCTCTACGATCAACTGGGAGGCGGCTTTCACCGTTACAGCGTTGACGAGCGCTGGCTGGTGCCGCACTTCGAGAAGATGCTGTACGACAACGCGCAACTCACGCGCGTGTACCTCCAGGCGACGCAACTCAGCGACAACGTGTGGTTTCCGAGGACCGTGCGCGAAACGCTCGCGTACCTGGAGCGCGAGATGCTCTCGGGCGAAGGCGGCTTTTTCAGCGCGCAGGACGCCGATCAGGAAGGCATCGAGGGCAAGTTCTTCGTGTGGACGCCGCAGGAACTCGACGAAGTGCTCGGCGAGGACGCCGACCTCGCGCGGCGCTACTACGGCGTCACGGAGGGCGGCAACTTCACCGATCCGCACCACCCGGAGTTCGGGCGGCGCAACGTTCTGAGCGTCGTCTTGAAGCCCGCCGACCTTGCCCGCGAAGTCGGTGAGGACGAGGGCGCGGTGATCGAGCGCCTGCGAGAAGCGAAGTTGCGCCTCATGGAGGCGCGCGAGACCCGAGTCCACCCCGGCACGGACGACAAGATCCTGACGTCGTGGAACGGCCTGGCCCTCGCGGCGTTCGCTGACGCCGCCCGGATTTTCGGCGAGGAGCATTACCTGGCCGTCGCCGTGCGAAACGCCGAGTTCGTGTACGAGCACCTGCGCGCACCGGACGGAACGCTGTATCACACGTACAAGGACGGCGCGGCGAAGGTGACGGGACTGCTCGAAGATCACGCTTTGTACGGCCTCGGGCTCGTCAGCCTGTACGGAGCGAGCGGCGACTTGCGGTGGCTGACGTGGGCGCGCGAGTTGTGGAGCGTCGTGCGACGCGACTTCTGGGACGAAGCGTCGGGCGCCTTCTGGAGTACCGCCTCCGGTGCCGAGGCCCTCATCACGCGCACGCAAAGCGCCTTCGACTCGGCCATTCTCAGCGACAACGCCGCCGCCGCCCAGTTGGGGCTGTGGATGAGCCGCTACTTCGGCGACGAGGAGGGAGAGCGCATCGCTCGGCGAGTCGTCGCGTCCTTCTCGAACGAGATGCTGTCGGCGCCGAGCGGCTTCGGCGGCTTGTGGCAAGCACACGCGTTCTTGCAAGCGCCGCCCGTGGAAGTCGCGATTCTGGGCAGTTCGCGATCGCGCCGCGTCTTGGAGCGCGAGGTGGCGCGTCACTTCCTGCCCTTCGCGGTCCTCGCGCCGAGCGAGACGGGCGAAGGGCTGCCCGTGCTGGAAGGACGAAGTGGTGACGGCGTGGCGTACGTGTGCCGCAACTTCGCGTGCGACTTGCCGGCGAGGGACGTCGAGACGCTGGCGCGTCAACTGGCGAGTTTGAACGGTTGAAGCGTCACGCGCCTCGCAACGCCGTGAGGCGATCGGCGAGGTCGGGCATGAGGCGCTCGTTCCCGACGAGCCGCTGGTCGTGCGCGTACGCCTCGTTCACCTCGATCGTCCAAGCGCGGTCGAAGCGACGGGCGAGGGCGCGCGCCACCTCGTCGAACGTGTGGCCACCGCGCGCGTTGCTGTCGAGGTGAACGGCGCCCGCCCGCGGCGTCGTCACGAGGGTCCACAAGGCGCTCGCCGTGTCCGTCATGAACGAGCACGCGGGACGCCACGCGCGGCTCGCCTCGACTTTGCCGCGCTCTCGCTGCCACGCGTCGAGGTGAGCGAGCATGTTGTTGCCGGTCGCGTCCTCGTCGATCTGCCAGCCGATGCGCGCGATGGTCGCGCCCGGATGGCTCGCCGTGACGGCGTCCTCGCAGCGGATCTTGTAGCGCCCGTAGTCGTCCCGGGCCGTGCGCTCGTCGTCGCGATGGTGAGGACCGTCGGGCTCGTGGTGAAAGACCATCGCCGTGCTGGTGAACACGAAGGGAATGCCGCGCTCGTTCGC contains these protein-coding regions:
- a CDS encoding sugar nucleotide-binding protein, producing MRILLTGSHGTLGPKVARVFTRDGATCVGWDRDRVSPDDERASLTFLDEVRPDAIVHLAMGSERWAALLAAWANERGIPFVFTSTAMVFHHEPDGPHHRDDERTARDDYGRYKIRCEDAVTASHPGATIARIGWQIDEDATGNNMLAHLDAWQRERGKVEASRAWRPACSFMTDTASALWTLVTTPRAGAVHLDSNARGGHTFDEVARALARRFDRAWTIEVNEAYAHDQRLVGNERLMPDLADRLTALRGA
- a CDS encoding S8 family peptidase, giving the protein MKNARLFGLITLTALLAACGSTSNTPSAPSAQAAEFVPGEVLVQLDSSLRAQSLTALAATLGVQSVEVVAASDGAPLVLAKLSSGQSVESAVASLGARGDVRYAEPNFIYHHDATSTDPYFTNGSLWGMYGPSTTPANQFGSNAAAAWASGSVGSSTVYVGIIDEGIQYNHPDLAGNVGNPNEIEANGKDDDGNGFVDDKYGWDFANNDNTVYDGGNRGSLDAHGTHVSGTIGARSNNVGVVGVNHNVRLISGKFLGRNGGTSANAIKALDYFIGLKNKGLNIVATNNSWGGGSFSQALRDAIERSNTAGILFVAAAGNGGSDGVGDNNDATPHYPSTYDNSNIIAVAAITSSGGRSSFSNYGAKTVDIGAPGSGINSTVPYDKYASYNGTSMATPHVTGAVALYAAAHPGASAAQIKNAILSSAVPTPSLSGITVTGGRLDAFAALSK
- a CDS encoding cysteine desulfurase-like protein, with amino-acid sequence MTTQLRDLRASFPALSSDVAYLDNAAGAMLPRQTIEAITRFMSTLGGANVGGVFGLSEEVTALKARAREASATFLNCLPGEVLLGPSATALTWQLSRAFSKLWGPGDEVIVSELEHEANHSPWRALERFGVTVKVWRAKWPEGILDPADLQALLTRETRFVAMTGAANSIGSMTPIREAAALAHSVGAWLLVDGVHVAPHHLPDVEALDVDFFVMSPYKVFGPHLGLMFVRRDLLPSLPADKLSFVEDDNVTKFEPGTAQHELWAGWLGSLAYLADLGGGAFSRETLRRAYARIEALEAPLVEHLVTGLASTDGVALYGRRSVEGRVGTACFNVSGLAPREAGRALAARGVAVATGHYYAILPMEALGLLPNGAMRASIAHYTTHEEIERLLEGVRSLTGVS
- a CDS encoding thioredoxin domain-containing protein, with translation MNRLALETSPYLRQHRDNPVDWFPWSDEAFEKARVEDKPILLSVGYSTCHWCHVMAHESFEDAATATFMNEHFVNVKVDREERPDVDAVYMAAVQAATGQGGWPMTVFLFPDGKPFYAGTYFPPADRYGMPSFRRVLVSVANAWQERRDDLAQNADSLTGFLRDQMAQERPERDLPRDFEARGFASLRRVFDATHGGFGGAPKFPAPTTLAYLLTQPGERDMAMTTLEKMATGGLYDQLGGGFHRYSVDERWLVPHFEKMLYDNAQLTRVYLQATQLSDNVWFPRTVRETLAYLEREMLSGEGGFFSAQDADQEGIEGKFFVWTPQELDEVLGEDADLARRYYGVTEGGNFTDPHHPEFGRRNVLSVVLKPADLAREVGEDEGAVIERLREAKLRLMEARETRVHPGTDDKILTSWNGLALAAFADAARIFGEEHYLAVAVRNAEFVYEHLRAPDGTLYHTYKDGAAKVTGLLEDHALYGLGLVSLYGASGDLRWLTWARELWSVVRRDFWDEASGAFWSTASGAEALITRTQSAFDSAILSDNAAAAQLGLWMSRYFGDEEGERIARRVVASFSNEMLSAPSGFGGLWQAHAFLQAPPVEVAILGSSRSRRVLEREVARHFLPFAVLAPSETGEGLPVLEGRSGDGVAYVCRNFACDLPARDVETLARQLASLNG